Proteins encoded by one window of Geobacter sp. DSM 9736:
- a CDS encoding response regulator, with amino-acid sequence MGYKLLLADDSITIQKVVSIIFAGEDCELTIVGDGIAAVEKAVEILPDIMLLDALMPGMSGYEVCEAVRRDHRLRGTPILLLTGAFEPFDPEKASISGADDFISKPFESQGLIDKVRSLIELGRERKSSAREMAVEPGIAPNTLSGAAPAGDFAGTAEVVPLEDDPWGMIDLASIGADQSKEHEEQPAAGPVEETIEFTGAPVSWDAFSDDQSAHSGADAPLAEEPPFDPFALSTGDEDASAAPPVPGFETDTEGQPFFPAGVAPEPAPSPAGAEEYFFAESVSPAGEVETASRVSPGATPSKALPELSEEQLTAIVSRISREVIERVVWEVVPDLAETLIKEEIRKIKEGI; translated from the coding sequence ATGGGCTATAAACTGCTCCTCGCTGATGACAGCATCACTATCCAGAAGGTGGTAAGCATCATCTTTGCGGGTGAAGACTGCGAACTTACCATCGTGGGCGACGGAATTGCCGCGGTGGAGAAGGCCGTCGAAATCCTTCCCGACATAATGCTTCTCGACGCCCTGATGCCAGGGATGTCCGGATACGAGGTATGCGAGGCGGTGAGGCGGGATCATCGGCTGCGTGGGACGCCCATCCTCCTGCTTACAGGAGCCTTCGAGCCCTTCGACCCGGAAAAGGCCAGTATTTCAGGCGCCGACGATTTTATTTCGAAGCCGTTCGAATCCCAGGGCCTTATCGACAAGGTGCGCTCGCTTATCGAACTCGGCAGGGAACGAAAGTCTTCTGCACGCGAGATGGCGGTGGAACCTGGAATTGCTCCCAATACCCTCTCTGGTGCTGCACCGGCCGGCGATTTTGCAGGCACTGCCGAAGTCGTCCCTCTAGAGGATGACCCATGGGGGATGATAGACCTTGCCAGCATAGGGGCTGATCAGTCAAAGGAGCATGAGGAGCAACCTGCTGCAGGGCCGGTCGAAGAGACTATCGAATTTACAGGAGCCCCGGTTTCTTGGGATGCCTTTTCAGACGACCAGTCGGCTCATTCAGGAGCAGATGCACCGCTCGCGGAGGAACCTCCTTTCGACCCATTTGCGCTATCGACAGGGGATGAAGATGCGTCCGCCGCACCGCCGGTGCCGGGTTTTGAAACCGATACGGAGGGGCAACCCTTTTTCCCCGCAGGTGTCGCGCCCGAGCCTGCTCCATCCCCTGCGGGAGCAGAGGAATATTTTTTCGCGGAATCAGTTTCCCCCGCTGGGGAAGTCGAAACAGCTTCTCGCGTATCTCCCGGGGCTACCCCCTCCAAGGCTCTCCCCGAGTTGAGCGAGGAGCAACTGACAGCAATTGTTTCACGCATATCTCGCGAGGTGATCGAACGGGTCGTATGGGAAGTGGTTCCGGATCTGGCTGAAACCCTTATAAAGGAAGAGATACGGAAGATAAAGGAAGGGATCTGA